The genomic segment GTAACAGACCTCGGTTTGAGTATGGCAGAGACGATAGATGTTCTAGTCGAGGGTGGCGACGCCTCTCCGGGTCCGCCTCTAGGACCAGCTCTCGGACCTACGGGAGTTAACGTACAGGAGGTCGTACAGGCGATAAACGACGAGACCGCCGACTTCGAGGGAACTGAGGTTCCGGTTACGATAACAGTTGAGGACTCCGACTTTGAGATTGAGGTCGGTCTACCGCCTACTGCGGCTATGGTAAAGGACGAGGTCGGCATAGAGACGGGTAGCGGAGAGCCCAACGAGGAGTTCGTAGCTGACATGTCGATCGAACAGGCGGCTAAGGTCGGACGGATGAAGTCGAAGGATCTCCTCTCGTATGACACGAAGAACGCAGCCAAGGAGGTCATAGGCACGTGTGTCTCTCTCGGAATCACCATAGAGGGCGAGGATCCCCGTGTTATGAAGGAGAAGATAGACTCGGGCGAGTACGACGAAGTCTTCGAGGACGACGAGTAGATCCAGACGTTTTGTTTTCCTCTTTCGACTCTCTTTATAAATCTTTCCGCAGGTTAAAGTAGTTAGCCGCCGAAGGTTGAGCCGGAATGAAAGTTATTCCGGACACGAGCGTGATCGTCGACGGGCGAATCACGCAGATGATCGAAGAAGGCGAGTTCGAGGGGAACGAGGTAATAGTCCCTGAGGCCGTCGTAGCAGAACTCGAGTCTCAGGCTAACAAAGGGCGTGAGACCGGACACAGCGGACTGGAGGAGCTCAAGAACCTAAAGGAGCTGAGCCAGGAAGGACGTACAGTGATGAGGTACGAGGGAAGACGTCCCTCGTTCGAGGAGATAAAGCTCGCAAAGGGAGGTGAGATAGACTCACTCATAAGAGATCTCGCAGTCGAACACGGAGCGACCTTCGTGACTTCCGACTACGTTCAGAGCGAAGTAGCGAGGGCAAAAGGTCTCGACGTCATATACTTAGAGCCCGAACACGAGGAGATAGGTGACTTAGAGATAGAGAAGTACTTCAACGACGAGACGATGTCTATCCATCTCAAGGAGGGAGTGCCTCCTATGGCGAAGAGAGGAACTGTCGGCGAGATGAGGTTCAGAAAGATACGTGATACTCCTCTCTCGCGTTACCAGGTTCGTGAGATGGGTCAGGAGATAATAGAGGCGGCTGAGAGAAGCGACAACGGCTTCACCGAACTCGAACGTGACGGCATGACTATCGTACAGGTACGTGACATGCGTATAGCGATAGCACGTCCGCCGTTCTCCGACGGACACGAGATAACCGCGGTGAGACCCATAGCCGACGTAGATCTCGAGGAGTACCGTCTCAGCGAGGAGCTCAAGGAACGTCTCATAGAGAAACAGAGGGGAATAATGATCGCGGGGTCGCCGGGTGCAGGAAAGACGACCTTCGCGCAGGCTGTCGCCGAGTTCCTGATGGATCACGAGTACTCTGTCAAGACTATGGAAGCCCCGCGTGACCTCCAGGTCAGCGACGAGATCACCCAGTACACCCATCTCGAAGACAGCATGGAGAAGACCGCCGACGCTCTCCTGATGGTACGTCCTGACTACACGATCTACGACGAGGTCAGGAAGAGTAGCGACTTCGAGGTCTTCGCAGACATGCGTCTCGCGGGGGTCGGAATGGTCGGAGTCGTCCACGCGACACGTGCGATAGACTCGGTACAGCGTCTCATAGGACGCGTAGAGCTCGGTATGATACCACAGGTCGTCGATACCATCGTACATATCTCCGATGGAGGCATAGAGAAAGTCTATGAGTTACAGTCGGGCGTCAAGCTCCCCGCTGGCATGACCGAGGAAGACCTCGCACGTCCCGTGATAGAGGTCACCGACTTCGAGACGGGCGACCCCGAGTACGAGATATACACCTACAACAGACAGGTAGTCGTGATGC from the Candidatus Afararchaeum irisae genome contains:
- a CDS encoding PINc/VapC family ATPase; its protein translation is MKVIPDTSVIVDGRITQMIEEGEFEGNEVIVPEAVVAELESQANKGRETGHSGLEELKNLKELSQEGRTVMRYEGRRPSFEEIKLAKGGEIDSLIRDLAVEHGATFVTSDYVQSEVARAKGLDVIYLEPEHEEIGDLEIEKYFNDETMSIHLKEGVPPMAKRGTVGEMRFRKIRDTPLSRYQVREMGQEIIEAAERSDNGFTELERDGMTIVQVRDMRIAIARPPFSDGHEITAVRPIADVDLEEYRLSEELKERLIEKQRGIMIAGSPGAGKTTFAQAVAEFLMDHEYSVKTMEAPRDLQVSDEITQYTHLEDSMEKTADALLMVRPDYTIYDEVRKSSDFEVFADMRLAGVGMVGVVHATRAIDSVQRLIGRVELGMIPQVVDTIVHISDGGIEKVYELQSGVKLPAGMTEEDLARPVIEVTDFETGDPEYEIYTYNRQVVVMPVGENADAEPEKGSWKLAEKEIQREVGEVARGYVDVEMKSDEEAVVYVDEDDIPFVIGKQGGTISEIEESLGIGIDVKSHDERPESETAKKPQKVEGNAAEAEMTSRHVILNLEGMEGETVEVSAGDEYLFTATVGRQGDIKVSRGSEIAERLEDAVDRGERIVVNPV
- a CDS encoding 50S ribosomal protein L11; its protein translation is MAETIDVLVEGGDASPGPPLGPALGPTGVNVQEVVQAINDETADFEGTEVPVTITVEDSDFEIEVGLPPTAAMVKDEVGIETGSGEPNEEFVADMSIEQAAKVGRMKSKDLLSYDTKNAAKEVIGTCVSLGITIEGEDPRVMKEKIDSGEYDEVFEDDE